One genomic region from Deltaproteobacteria bacterium encodes:
- a CDS encoding transposase, which translates to YERWKRGVREVVFPAGSYAMRVYQGVVVADTA; encoded by the coding sequence CGTACGAGCGATGGAAGCGCGGCGTGCGCGAGGTCGTGTTCCCGGCCGGCTCGTATGCGATGCGCGTGTATCAAGGCGTCGTCGTCGCCGACACGGCTTGA